A window of Phenylobacterium sp. NIBR 498073 genomic DNA:
GCCGACAGGCCGTCGAGCCGGATCGACCAGTTCGACTGGAAGTCGCCGATGTTGATGAACGGCAGAAGCTTGATGGTGAAGGCTTCGAGGCCGCCCCAGGTCCACTGGCTGAAGATCGTCCAAGAGAGGACGGCCGACAGCAGCAGCAGGCCGGTGGTGATCGATTGCGACGCGACGTTGCCGATGCGGCGGCCGAACAGGCCGGCCACGATCGCGCCGACGAGCGGCGCGAAGACGACGGTGGTGATCAGAGACTGCGGTGTCATGTTCAGGTCCGTCAGCCCTTCATCATCGAGACGTCGTCGACGGAGATGTCGCCGCGATTACGGAAGAAGGTGACAAGGATGGCCAGGCCCACGGCGGCCTCGGCGGCCGCCACGGTAAGGACGAACATGGCGTAGATCTGCCCCACGACGTCGTGGAGGTAGACCGAGAACGCCACGAGATTGATGTTCACGGCGAGCAGGATCAGCTCGACCGACATCAGGATGACGATGATGTTCTTGCGGTTCACGAAGATCCCGAACACCCCGATGGTGAACAGGATCGCGGCCACCGCGAGATAGTGGGTGAGCCCGATCATTGGTCGATCCCCTGCCCCGGCTTGATCTGAACGACGCGCATGCCGGTCTTCGGCGTGCGGGCGACCTGGTCGACGATGACCTGGCGGCGCACGCCCGGCTTGTGGCGCAGGGTCAGGACGATGGCGCCGATCATGGCCACCAGCAGCACCAGCCCCGCGGCTTGGAAGAAGTAGACGTAGTCGGTGTAGAGCACCCGGCCGATCGTCTCGATGTTCGAAACGTCGCCGTAGACCTGCGGCGTGTCGGCCTTCGGCTTGCCGCCCGTGGCCACCGCGGTGGCCACCACGATCATCTCGATGACCAGCACGCCGGCGACCAAGCCGCCCAGCGGCAGGTAGCGGGCGAAGCCTTGACGGAGCGCGGCGAAGTCGACGTCGAGCATCATGACGACGAAGAGGAACAGCACCGCGACTGCGCCGACATAGACGACGACGAGCAGCATCGCGAGGAACTCCGCGCCCATAGTCACGAAGAGGCCCGCGGCCGAGAAGAAGCTGAGGATCAGGAACAGTACCGAGTGCACGGGATTGCGGGAGGAAACCACCCCGAACCCTGCGCCTACGGTCACCGCCGCCAGCAGGTAGAATGCGATCGCCAAGGCCATGACGGCTTTTCTCAGCCCCTTAGTTTACTTGGTCCGCCCCGCCGAGGATCCGGCGCGGGCGAAGGTGGTCGTCTCACGGATGCGCCGGCGCTTACCGGTAGGGCGCGTCCAGTTCCAGGTTCTTCCCGATCTGCCGTTCCCAGCGGTCGCCGTTCGAGAGCAGGCGCTCCTTGTCGTAGTAGAGCTCCTCGCGGGTCTCGACGGCGAACTCGATGTTCGGGCCCTCGACGATGGCGTCCACCGGGCAGGCCTCCTGGCACAGGCCGCAGTAGATGCAC
This region includes:
- the nuoK gene encoding NADH-quinone oxidoreductase subunit NuoK; its protein translation is MIGLTHYLAVAAILFTIGVFGIFVNRKNIIVILMSVELILLAVNINLVAFSVYLHDVVGQIYAMFVLTVAAAEAAVGLAILVTFFRNRGDISVDDVSMMKG
- a CDS encoding NADH-quinone oxidoreductase subunit J translates to MALAIAFYLLAAVTVGAGFGVVSSRNPVHSVLFLILSFFSAAGLFVTMGAEFLAMLLVVVYVGAVAVLFLFVVMMLDVDFAALRQGFARYLPLGGLVAGVLVIEMIVVATAVATGGKPKADTPQVYGDVSNIETIGRVLYTDYVYFFQAAGLVLLVAMIGAIVLTLRHKPGVRRQVIVDQVARTPKTGMRVVQIKPGQGIDQ